The Triticum aestivum cultivar Chinese Spring chromosome 7B, IWGSC CS RefSeq v2.1, whole genome shotgun sequence genome window below encodes:
- the LOC123158425 gene encoding uncharacterized protein isoform X2, producing the protein MTHRTHLPPLRAFQFPLATHLRHTCSPSPPPPRLSPAPVPRWPTPLRARAFGESIRGGAEPPGSTLDALLSGAELLCLAPPAICSAVCAVRLIVARGGSVKPFAAVASGRMFVLQYVLLVGAVAVGVLVRRKQWERLCRVGAGGSASATGGVDLVGRVEKVEESVRVVLAAVVVLSRTVEKLGVRFRVLRRTVTDPISESHICIYMFRKVLNISMATTFNALVIPGPLNATRDQFKESHLPPGLTATLAEKNSEATRILAAQGNLLEKEIGSIQKVLYAMQVTSLTNFLQTRTTRKAT; encoded by the exons ATGACGCACCGCACTCACCTCCCGCCGCTCCGCGCGTTCCAGTTCCCGCTCGCCACTCACCTCCGTCACACTTGCTCTCCTTCCCCTCCACCACCTCGCCTCTCGCCAGCTCCCGTACCCCGATGGCCGACGCCGCTTCGCGCCCGCGCGTTCG GCGAATCCATCCGCGGAGGCGCCGAGCCCCCTGGCTCCACCCTCGACGCGCTCCTCTCGGGCGCGGAGCTGCTCTGCCTCGCGCCGCCCGCCATCTGCTCTGCGGTTTGCGCCGTCCGCCTTATCGTCGCGCGGGGCGGCTCAGTCAAGCCATTCGCTGCTGTAGCGAGTGGGAGGATGTTCGTCTTGCAGTACGTTCTCTTGGTGGGGGCGGTGGCGGTCGGGGTGctggtccggcggaagcaatgggaGCGACTTTGCCGGGTGGGCGCGGGCGGCAGCGCATCGGCCACAGGTGGTGTGGATTTGGTGGGGAGGGTCGAGAAGGTGGAGGAGAGCGTGCGGGTTGTGTTGGCGGCCGTTGTAGTGCTGTCGAGAACAGTGGAGAAGCTCGGCGTCAGGTTTAGGGTGCTGCGGAGGACGGTGACGGATCCTATCAGTGAG TCACATATATGTATCTACATGTTCAGAAAGGTGCTAAACATAAGCATGGCTACTACCTTTAATGCATTAGTAATACCTGGTCCACTAAATGCGACCAGAGATCAGTTCAAGGAATCCCACCTCCCTCCAGGCCTG ACAGCAACATTAGCCGAAAAGAATTCAGAAGCCACTCGAATACTAGCAGCGCAAGGAAATCTTCTCGAGAAAGAAATTGGTTCGATACAAAAGGTTCTATACGCGATGCAGGTGACATCTCTCACCAACTTTTTACAGACAA
- the LOC123158425 gene encoding uncharacterized protein isoform X4, whose translation MTHRTHLPPLRAFQFPLATHLRHTCSPSPPPPRLSPAPVPRWPTPLRARAFGESIRGGAEPPGSTLDALLSGAELLCLAPPAICSAVCAVRLIVARGGSVKPFAAVASGRMFVLQYVLLVGAVAVGVLVRRKQWERLCRVGAGGSASATGGVDLVGRVEKVEESVRVVLAAVVVLSRTVEKLGVRFRVLRRTVTDPISETATLAEKNSEATRILAAQGNLLEKEIGSIQKVLYAMQVTSLTNFLQTRTTRKAT comes from the exons ATGACGCACCGCACTCACCTCCCGCCGCTCCGCGCGTTCCAGTTCCCGCTCGCCACTCACCTCCGTCACACTTGCTCTCCTTCCCCTCCACCACCTCGCCTCTCGCCAGCTCCCGTACCCCGATGGCCGACGCCGCTTCGCGCCCGCGCGTTCG GCGAATCCATCCGCGGAGGCGCCGAGCCCCCTGGCTCCACCCTCGACGCGCTCCTCTCGGGCGCGGAGCTGCTCTGCCTCGCGCCGCCCGCCATCTGCTCTGCGGTTTGCGCCGTCCGCCTTATCGTCGCGCGGGGCGGCTCAGTCAAGCCATTCGCTGCTGTAGCGAGTGGGAGGATGTTCGTCTTGCAGTACGTTCTCTTGGTGGGGGCGGTGGCGGTCGGGGTGctggtccggcggaagcaatgggaGCGACTTTGCCGGGTGGGCGCGGGCGGCAGCGCATCGGCCACAGGTGGTGTGGATTTGGTGGGGAGGGTCGAGAAGGTGGAGGAGAGCGTGCGGGTTGTGTTGGCGGCCGTTGTAGTGCTGTCGAGAACAGTGGAGAAGCTCGGCGTCAGGTTTAGGGTGCTGCGGAGGACGGTGACGGATCCTATCAGTGAG ACAGCAACATTAGCCGAAAAGAATTCAGAAGCCACTCGAATACTAGCAGCGCAAGGAAATCTTCTCGAGAAAGAAATTGGTTCGATACAAAAGGTTCTATACGCGATGCAGGTGACATCTCTCACCAACTTTTTACAGACAA